In a single window of the Nocardiopsis composta genome:
- a CDS encoding phosphotransferase, translating into MEQRPDDFDDRRLAGALRAWGIDAAETGYLPVGFGDHHWAVTGADRRRYFVTLSDLAYKEYCGPTPDAAFAGLRDAMDTAVELGERGLGFVVAPLRTGDGRSTVRVGERYALAVFPHTPGASGRFDGERSAEERDRVLDLLAELHRQRPPAPTPRTSLQPGGRDRLAAALEETGGPWRGGPFAEPARELIAANAGALRARLADFDRLAAEVRRRGGAQVVTHGEPHPGNLMDDGAALRLVDWDTVGLAVPERDLSQFGTDPALFARYTERTGHVPDPAALVLYPLRWDLGEVAEYLGWFRAPHTRTDDTELGWQGLTETVQRLAAAPVALPWPR; encoded by the coding sequence ATGGAGCAGCGGCCCGACGACTTCGACGACCGGCGGCTGGCCGGCGCCCTGCGTGCCTGGGGGATCGACGCCGCGGAGACCGGCTACCTCCCGGTGGGGTTCGGCGACCACCACTGGGCGGTGACCGGCGCCGACCGGCGGCGGTACTTCGTCACCCTGTCCGACCTGGCGTACAAGGAGTACTGCGGTCCGACCCCGGACGCCGCCTTCGCCGGGCTGCGCGACGCCATGGACACCGCGGTCGAGCTGGGCGAGCGCGGGCTGGGCTTCGTCGTCGCCCCGCTGCGCACCGGGGACGGGCGGAGCACGGTCCGGGTCGGCGAGCGCTACGCCCTGGCGGTATTCCCGCACACGCCGGGCGCCTCCGGGCGGTTCGACGGCGAGCGCTCCGCCGAGGAGCGGGACCGGGTGCTGGACCTCCTCGCCGAGCTGCACCGGCAGCGGCCGCCGGCGCCGACCCCGCGCACCTCCCTGCAGCCGGGCGGGCGCGACCGGCTGGCGGCGGCGCTGGAGGAGACCGGCGGACCGTGGCGGGGCGGCCCGTTCGCCGAGCCCGCGCGGGAGCTGATCGCGGCCAACGCCGGCGCGCTGCGCGCCCGGCTGGCCGACTTCGACCGGCTCGCCGCCGAGGTGCGGCGGCGCGGCGGAGCGCAGGTGGTGACGCACGGCGAACCGCACCCCGGGAACCTGATGGACGACGGGGCGGCGCTGCGCCTGGTGGACTGGGACACCGTGGGCCTGGCCGTCCCCGAGCGCGACCTGTCCCAGTTCGGCACCGACCCGGCCCTGTTCGCCCGGTACACCGAGCGGACCGGCCACGTCCCTGACCCGGCCGCGCTCGTCCTCTACCCGCTCCGCTGGGACCTCGGCGAGGTCGCCGAATACCTGGGCTGGTTCCGCGCCCCGCACACCCGCACCGACGACACCGAGCTGGGCTGGCAGGGCCTGACCGAGACGGTGCAGAGGCTGGCGGCCGCGCCCGTCGCCCTCCCCTGGCCCCGATGA
- a CDS encoding helix-turn-helix transcriptional regulator: MVDHSADPAPAPPSARLLRLLSLLQTPHEWSGTELAGRLGVGVRTVRRDVDKLRALGYPVEAAQGVAGYRLGSGARLPPLLLDDDEAVAVAVGLRTAAGGTVSGIEESSVRALAKLEQVLPSRLRRRVSALRAATVSAGSGGPVVDPDALTSIAAACRAHEVLRFDYRGHGGREDVRRTEPHRLVHAAGRWYLLAWDIDRAGWRNFRVDRLRLRLPAGPRFAPREPPEEGPAAHVVRSTTTGVYRYRGRFTLHVPVQVAAERVPPSVGALEAVDEHGCTLLTGSDSLDELALYVGLFGFRFTVHEPPELVAHIRDLAERLAASAAPE, encoded by the coding sequence ATGGTCGATCACTCCGCGGACCCCGCCCCGGCGCCGCCCTCGGCCCGGCTGCTCCGGCTGCTGTCCCTGCTGCAGACGCCGCACGAGTGGAGCGGCACCGAACTCGCCGGCCGGCTGGGCGTCGGCGTGCGCACCGTCCGCCGGGACGTGGACAAGCTGCGCGCGCTCGGCTACCCGGTGGAGGCCGCCCAGGGGGTGGCCGGGTACCGGCTGGGCTCGGGCGCGCGGCTGCCGCCGCTGCTGCTGGACGACGACGAGGCCGTCGCGGTCGCGGTCGGCCTGCGCACCGCGGCGGGCGGCACGGTGTCCGGGATCGAGGAGTCCTCGGTGCGCGCCCTGGCCAAGCTGGAGCAGGTGCTGCCGTCCCGGCTGCGGCGGCGGGTGTCCGCGCTGCGGGCGGCCACGGTCTCCGCCGGGTCCGGCGGCCCGGTGGTGGACCCGGACGCGCTGACCTCGATCGCGGCCGCCTGCCGCGCGCACGAGGTGCTCCGCTTCGACTACCGGGGCCACGGCGGGCGCGAGGACGTGCGCCGGACCGAGCCGCACCGGCTGGTGCACGCCGCCGGGCGGTGGTACCTGCTCGCCTGGGACATCGACCGCGCCGGCTGGCGCAACTTCCGGGTCGACCGGCTCCGGCTCCGCCTCCCCGCCGGCCCCCGCTTCGCCCCGCGCGAGCCGCCGGAGGAGGGGCCCGCCGCCCATGTGGTGCGCTCCACCACCACCGGCGTCTACCGGTACCGGGGCCGGTTCACCCTGCACGTCCCGGTCCAGGTCGCCGCCGAGCGCGTCCCGCCGTCGGTCGGCGCCCTGGAGGCGGTCGACGAGCACGGATGCACCCTGCTCACCGGGTCGGACTCGCTGGACGAGCTCGCCCTCTACGTCGGCCTGTTCGGTTTCCGGTTCACCGTGCACGAACCGCCCGAGCTGGTCGCGCACATCCGCGACCTGGCCGAACGCCTGGCCGCCTCGGCCGCTCCGGAATGA
- a CDS encoding iron chelate uptake ABC transporter family permease subunit, which yields MTASAHRTPASGARTRPPEDSGEGGRRAAVPPAVLLIGLAVLLSGSAVVAVGVGPVGIGPGTVLRVLADRLTGAGPAGAGYADYIVWGLRAPRAVQGVFVGAGLAVAGLAEVLHAPPR from the coding sequence ATGACCGCGTCCGCTCACCGAACCCCCGCGTCCGGCGCGCGGACCCGGCCGCCGGAGGACTCTGGCGAGGGCGGGCGCCGGGCGGCCGTGCCGCCGGCGGTGCTGCTCATCGGCCTGGCGGTGCTGCTCTCCGGGTCCGCCGTGGTCGCGGTGGGCGTCGGGCCGGTGGGCATCGGCCCCGGCACCGTGCTGCGGGTCCTCGCCGACCGCCTCACCGGGGCCGGGCCGGCCGGCGCCGGGTACGCCGACTACATCGTCTGGGGGCTGCGCGCGCCCCGCGCGGTGCAGGGCGTGTTCGTCGGCGCCGGGCTCGCCGTCGCCGGCCTGGCGGAGGTCCTGCACGCCCCGCCGCGGTGA
- a CDS encoding TetR/AcrR family transcriptional regulator has product MPKRVDHRARRALIADALIRVAAERGLEAVSLRHVAAEAGVSAGMVQHYFRTKDEMMAFAVGAVAENVEARLAEAGGPAPDAPPREAVGALLGQLLPLDGARRTEGRVALAFHAYAAVRPAAARLNSGNERLRGFIADRLRAARAEGAAPPGIPEPAAAAGLLALVEGLALHVLTGQTAPEEADALLDAHLDALFTRP; this is encoded by the coding sequence GTGCCGAAGAGAGTCGACCACCGCGCCCGCCGAGCCCTGATCGCCGACGCCCTGATCCGGGTGGCCGCCGAGCGCGGCCTGGAGGCGGTGAGCCTGCGCCACGTCGCCGCGGAGGCCGGCGTCTCCGCGGGCATGGTGCAGCACTACTTCCGCACCAAGGACGAGATGATGGCCTTCGCGGTGGGCGCGGTCGCGGAGAACGTCGAGGCCCGGCTGGCCGAGGCGGGCGGCCCCGCGCCGGACGCGCCGCCGAGGGAGGCCGTCGGCGCCCTGCTCGGCCAGCTCCTCCCGCTGGACGGAGCGCGCCGGACCGAGGGGCGGGTCGCACTCGCCTTCCACGCCTACGCCGCGGTCCGCCCGGCCGCCGCCCGGCTGAACAGCGGCAACGAGCGGCTCCGCGGGTTCATCGCCGACCGCCTCCGGGCCGCCCGCGCCGAGGGCGCCGCGCCGCCCGGCATCCCCGAACCGGCCGCCGCGGCCGGCCTGCTCGCCCTGGTCGAAGGCCTCGCCCTGCACGTGCTGACCGGCCAGACCGCCCCGGAGGAGGCCGACGCACTCCTCGACGCCCACCTCGACGCGCTGTTCACCCGGCCCTGA